The nucleotide window CCGGAGTGATCATAAACGGTAAAGGTTAAGTGCTACTTTAAAAACCTTTTTCGGGCAACTTTATAAATGCGGTGCCGTAGGAAAAGCTCAGGCGGTGAGAATCATGGCGAGGGACGAGGTGCGCAGGCTTCCCGCGGACGTTAAGAGGGAAGTTCTCATCAAAGACGAGAAAGCCGAGACGAATCCCAAATGGGGATACCCCCCTGAAAAGAGGCCCATGGAAATGCACATGCAGTTCGGAGTAATAAACCTCGACAAGCCTCCCGGGCCGACAAGCCACGAGGTCGTCGCTTGGATAAAAAGGTTATTTAACCTTGAGAAAGCCGGTCACGGGGGAACCCTCGACCCGAAGGTTAGCGGCGTCCTTCCAGTTGCCCTTGAAAGGGCCACTCGCGTTGTCCAAGCCCTCCTCCCCGCCGGTAAGGAGTACGTGGCTCTAATGCACCTCCACGGCGACGTTCCGGAGGAGAAGATTTATAGGGTCATGAAGGAGTTCGAGGGAGAGATAATTCAAAGGCCGCCCTTGAGAAGTGCCGTCAAGAGGAGGCTTAGAACGAGGAAGGTTTACTATATCGAGATTTTAGAAATTGATGGCAGAGACGTCCTCTTTAGGGCAGGTGTCGAGGCGGGAACCTACATAAGGTCTCTCATTCACCATATAGGCCTTGCCCTCGGTGTTGGAGCGCATATGGCCGAGCTAAGAAGGACAAGAAGCGGCCCCTTCAAGGAGGACGAGACCCTCGTAACTTTCCATGACCTCGTGGACTACTATCACTTCTGGAAAGAAGATGGCATAGAAGAACACTTCCGCAGGGCTATTCAGCCGATGGAGAAGGCTGTGGAACATTTGCCGAAGGTCTGGATAAAGGACTCGGCGGTAGCCGCGGTGACGCACGGTGCCGACCTTGCCGTCCCGGGCATAGTCAAGCTACACGCGGGCATAAAGAGGGGGGACCTCGTGGCGATAATGACCCTCAAGGATGAGCTCGTCGCCCTGGGAAAGGCCCTCATGACTAGTCAGGAAATGCTCCAGAAGAGCAGGGGGATAGCTGTGGACGTTGAGAAGGTCTTCATGCCGAGGGACTGGTATCCGAAGATGTGGTAGAAACTTTGCCAAGCAAAAGTTGCTGGGGAGCTATTCTTTTGTCCATTCAATTACTCTGGCTTCTTTCGTTTCATTCTAGTCGTTTTGTTATCGTTGGAAATTGAAAACGCTATCGAACTTGTAATTGGAAAAGCTTTTAAGGATTTTGACGTTACATGTAGTGATGATCTCTGGAGGTATTTCCAATGGAAGGCCGGGCTAAGAAGGTTTGTGTTGTCCTCTTGCTTGCCATGATGTTGAGTCTTCAGTTTGGGACTGTTCAGGAGACGAAGGCTTTAACTGATAACGCCACGAGCATAACCTTCAGGAGGGCTGTGGTTGCTTGGTACGATGAGAAGAGTAGGCTTCAGATGAACGTCACTTGGATTAATCAAACCATAGACTTCGCGAACTTGACTAACACTTCCTGTCCCTGTCACAACTCAAGTTCCTGTGCTTCCAACTTGACTGCAAACTTTAACGTTTCCGTGGTCACGCTCTACAACATGACGAAAAAGCACGAGCAGTTACTGTTCTTTGGGATAACAATTTATAACGGGACTTTCAACTACACCATGTACGCGCTCGTTTACAGGGCTGAGAGGAGCCAGTACAACTTTACCCTCGTCACGAGGATCTTCACTGATCCTGAGACTGGAGCGTACAAAGTCTTCCTTACTGGAATGAACATTGCTCCGAATGATGAAAACAAGGTCGTTCTTGTTGCTGACACTATTGTCACTAGGGACAACCTCACGCTTTCAGAGTACTACTGGACTCTGAACAAGATTCTCATGAAGCTTCGCAGGGGTGACGAGACGGGCTGGATTTGGGGCAGGAGTGCGTACGAGCTGAGGCACCTCTTGCACTTGGTGAGGCTAAAACTACCAGAATACAACCAGCAGAAAGCAATGGGGTTAACAGCAGTAACTGATGTAATTGGAATAACATTAACCTGCATAACATATCCCAAGCACATAGATTGGTGGTGTGCAATAACCTCCTGTGCAACGTCAATAATACTCGGCGTGTTAGAATGTGGTGAATGTGCCGCAAGTCTTTTAGTAAGAAAACCAAATACTAAAGCATGTGCGGCATGTGTAGCTGCCATTGGCAGTATCAGTGGAGACTGTGGTAAGTGCTTTAGTGACTGGACAACAGTCTGTATTCCAGGGTATGGAACACCCGCATAGGTGATGGTACCATGAACTTCATGTTGGCCGGAAACATAATCTCGGCTCTGATGTTTCCTTTACTTTTATACTATTCAATCTCGGCTGTAACGTCCCGAAAATTTTGGAAACCTCAAACTTGGGCAGTACTTGCGGCTCTTCTCATGTCGGCTCGAGGATTATACAGCACTGCAGTTTATTTTAACATCATTCCATTTTACTCGTTTGTCGATAAATCGTTTAATGCATTGACTGTATTATCCCTGATTATAATGTTGCTGATAGCGGGAAGAAATAGAAAGACTATCCGATCCGAGGAAGAACGTTTTCAAGATGGTAATCGGTCAAACCATGAAACCAAACGGAAGCTGATTTTTTGAGTTTATACGCTGGCGACATGATTATTACCCCCAACAACCTCCTTCCGGAGTACTACTGGACTTTGGATCATGGGCTTCACTCTCAGGATGCCTCTCTTTATGCACTTGGATGGAGTATGGCGCATGCGCAAGAATAGTTTGGGAATCCTTTTACTTCTTTTTGCCTCTAAGGCGTCATTCGCGTGAGTCTTCAGCTGGAGATGGTCTTTTTCATGGTGCTTATGGGTTTCCTTGTCTGAGGAATCCGCAACGATAGTATTTCATTCTACGTTCTGGGAGCGGCTGGGTGGATATGGCTGGCTGTTGTTATTGCGACAGTTTTGCTGTGGCTGGAGAGTGGTTCATTGACTAGAACTTCTTGGACATAACTTACCTTTATAAACCCCTCAACGAACCATCTCATATGAGCCACTACTACTCCGAGAGGCCTTCCGGCCCATTGAGAACTAAGACTATAGATGTCTGCATCAGGGGTTACTGCTTCAGGTTCATAACCGCCAGTGGGGTCTTCTCCTTCGGCAAGCTCGACAGGGGGACAGAACTCCTTATAGAGAACATGATACTCCAGCCCGGCTGGAGGATACTCGACCTCGGTTGCGGTTATGGGGCCATAGGTATAGTCGCGGCTCGCTTCGTGGACTACGTTGTCATGACGGACATCAACAGGAGGGCCGTGGCGATAGCCAGGAAAAACTTAAAAATCAACGGCGTCAAGAACGCGGAGGTTCGCTGGGGCACCCTCTACGAGCCCGTTGAGGGAGAAAAGTTCCACTCGATAATAACGAACCCTCCAGTGCACGCTGGGAAGGATGTGCTTAGGGAAATAGTTATAAACGCACCTCGGCACCTCCACGATGGCGGCCTGCTCCAGATGGTAATCAGAACGAGTCATGGGGCAAAGTTTATTAAATCGCTAATGGAGGAGACCTTCACTGAGGTAAGGGAGGTCGCGAAGGGCTCGGGCTACCGGGTATATGCCGGGATCGCCTAGCCTGGTAGGGCGCGGGCCTTGAGAGCCCGTGGGCGTTTGCCCGCCGGGGTTCAAATCCCCGTCCCGGCGCCAGAATATTCCGGAGGTGTGTTCAAATGGCTGACTTTAGGCACATCGTGCGTGTTGCTGGTGTTGACCTCGACGGACACAAGCAGCTGAGGTGGGCGCTCACTGGAATAAAGGGAGTGGGCATAAACTTCGCCACCATGGTCTGCAGGGTAGCAGGTCTCGACCCATTCATGAAAGCAGGCTACCTCACCGACGAGCAGATAAAGAAGATCGAGGAGATACTCAGTGACCCCGTTGCCCACGGCATACCTCGCTGGGCTGTCAACAGGCCGAAGGACTATGAGACTGGCAGAGACCTGCACCTCATAACGGCCAAGCTTGACATGGCTATCCGTGAGGACATAATGAGGCTCAGGCGCATTAGGGCCTACCGTGGCATTAGGCATGAGCTTGGCCTGCCTGTCCGCGGTCAGAGGACGAGGTCCAACTTCAGGCGCGGTCAGACGGTTGGTGTTAGCAGGAAGAAGAAGTGAGGTGGTGTGAATGGGCGACCCTAAGAGGCAGAGAAAAAAGTATGAGACTCCCCCTCACCCCTGGATTAAGGAAAGGCTTGACCGCGAAAGGGTATTGATGGAGAAGTACGCCCTCAAGAACAAGAAGGAGCTCTGGAAGCATGAGACCCAGCTTAAGAACTTCAGGCGTAGGGCGAGAAGGCTTTTGGCGGCTCGTGGCAAGCAGGCCGAAATTGAGAGGCAGCAACTCCTTCAGAGGCTTCGCAGGCTTGGCCTACTCCCGGCTGACGCCGTTCTCGATGACGTCCTTTCCCTCACCATCGAGGACATCCTCGAGAGGCGCCTTCAGACTATAGTCTTCAAGAAGGGCCTTGCCAGAACAATGAGGCAGGCAAGGCAGCTCATCGTTCACGGCCACATCGAGGTAAACGGCCAGATAATCCGCTCACCGAGCTACCTCGTCCTCAAGGAGGAAGAGGACACCATAACCTACGCGAGAACATCTCCCTTCGCGAATCCCGGCCACCCCGAGAGGATGGTTATAGAGCAAGCCAAGCAGAGTGAGGGTGGTGGAGCATGAGCGAGGAGCAGGTCAACATAAAGAAGAAGGAGAAGTGGGGAATCGCCCACATCTACTCCTCCTACAACAACACCATCATCCACATCACCGATATCACGGGGGCCGAAACCATAAGCAGGTGGAGTGGTGGTATGGTCGTCAAGGCCGACAGGGACGAGCCATCACCATACGCGGCCATGATAGCCGCTAAGAGAGCTGCAGAGGAGGCCCTTGAGAAGGGTATAGTCGGAGTTCACATAAGGGTCCGTGCTCCTGGTGGAAGTAAGAGCAAGACGCCTGGTCCGGGTGCCCAGGCGGCCATTCGTGCACTTGCCAGAGCAGGCCTTAAGATAGGCAGGGTAGAGGACGTTACCCCGATACCGCACGATGGAACGAGACCCAAGGGCGGCAGAAGGGGTAGGCGTGTCTGACCTTTCCAAACTTTTTCTTGGGGGACAGGATATGGTAAAGGTTGAGATTCTTGAAAAGAGGGAGAATGCGATAAAGTTCATCCTTGAGGGCGTTAGCATAGCATTCGCCAATGCCCTTAGGAGAACCATACTCGGCGAGGTCCCAACGTTTGCCGTTGATGAGGTCGAGTTCTACGAGAATGACTCTGCCCTCTTCGACGAGATAATCGCCCACAGGCTCGCTATGATACCCCTCACCACACCCGTTGACAGGTTTGCCCTTGATTCTCTCGAGCTGGACGATTACACAGTTACCCTCTCCCTTGAAGCTGAGGGGCCTGGCGTGGTCTATTCGGGTGACCTCAAGAGTGACGACCCAGATGTAAAGCCAGTCACGCCAGACATCCCGATAGTTAAGTTGGCCGAGGGCCAAAGGCTCGTCTTCAACGCTTACGCAAAGCTCGGCCGCGGGAAGGATCATGCCAAGTGGCAACCGGGCTTCGCCTACTACAAGTACTATACGAAAATCCACATAAGCAAGTCAATTCCGGGGTGGGAGAAGCTGAAGAGCCTTGCGGAGAAGCGCGGTCTTCCCGTCGAGGAAACTGACGAGGAAGTAATAGTCACAACGCTGAAGCCCTTCTACATCCCGAGAGAATTTGAGGAATACGAGAGTAAGGAGATATGGGAGGAGATAGTGCCAGAAGCCTATGTCTTTACCGTCGAAACCAACGGGGAGCTTCCGGTGGAAGAGGTCGTCGGCATAGCCCTTAGGATACTCATGAGAAAGAGCGATAGGTTTATAAGCGAACTCCGTAGAGTAGCCGGTTGATTGTGCGGGGGTTGCCGAGCCTGGTCAAAGGCGCGGGATTCAGGGTCCCGTCCCGTAGGGGTTCCGGGGTTCAAATCCCCGCCCCCGCACCATCCTTTACGCTCACCCCGCCCCTTCGTCGGTTTCCCTGCGAGCCTTAAATTGTGAGGGGGAATGCTCATGAAGAGGA belongs to Pyrococcus yayanosii CH1 and includes:
- a CDS encoding 30S ribosomal protein S4, giving the protein MGDPKRQRKKYETPPHPWIKERLDRERVLMEKYALKNKKELWKHETQLKNFRRRARRLLAARGKQAEIERQQLLQRLRRLGLLPADAVLDDVLSLTIEDILERRLQTIVFKKGLARTMRQARQLIVHGHIEVNGQIIRSPSYLVLKEEEDTITYARTSPFANPGHPERMVIEQAKQSEGGGA
- a CDS encoding DNA-directed RNA polymerase subunit D; the protein is MVKVEILEKRENAIKFILEGVSIAFANALRRTILGEVPTFAVDEVEFYENDSALFDEIIAHRLAMIPLTTPVDRFALDSLELDDYTVTLSLEAEGPGVVYSGDLKSDDPDVKPVTPDIPIVKLAEGQRLVFNAYAKLGRGKDHAKWQPGFAYYKYYTKIHISKSIPGWEKLKSLAEKRGLPVEETDEEVIVTTLKPFYIPREFEEYESKEIWEEIVPEAYVFTVETNGELPVEEVVGIALRILMRKSDRFISELRRVAG
- a CDS encoding 30S ribosomal protein S11 translates to MSEEQVNIKKKEKWGIAHIYSSYNNTIIHITDITGAETISRWSGGMVVKADRDEPSPYAAMIAAKRAAEEALEKGIVGVHIRVRAPGGSKSKTPGPGAQAAIRALARAGLKIGRVEDVTPIPHDGTRPKGGRRGRRV
- a CDS encoding 30S ribosomal protein S13, giving the protein MADFRHIVRVAGVDLDGHKQLRWALTGIKGVGINFATMVCRVAGLDPFMKAGYLTDEQIKKIEEILSDPVAHGIPRWAVNRPKDYETGRDLHLITAKLDMAIREDIMRLRRIRAYRGIRHELGLPVRGQRTRSNFRRGQTVGVSRKKK
- a CDS encoding RNA-guided pseudouridylation complex pseudouridine synthase subunit Cbf5, translating into MARDEVRRLPADVKREVLIKDEKAETNPKWGYPPEKRPMEMHMQFGVINLDKPPGPTSHEVVAWIKRLFNLEKAGHGGTLDPKVSGVLPVALERATRVVQALLPAGKEYVALMHLHGDVPEEKIYRVMKEFEGEIIQRPPLRSAVKRRLRTRKVYYIEILEIDGRDVLFRAGVEAGTYIRSLIHHIGLALGVGAHMAELRRTRSGPFKEDETLVTFHDLVDYYHFWKEDGIEEHFRRAIQPMEKAVEHLPKVWIKDSAVAAVTHGADLAVPGIVKLHAGIKRGDLVAIMTLKDELVALGKALMTSQEMLQKSRGIAVDVEKVFMPRDWYPKMW
- a CDS encoding class I SAM-dependent methyltransferase, with translation MSHYYSERPSGPLRTKTIDVCIRGYCFRFITASGVFSFGKLDRGTELLIENMILQPGWRILDLGCGYGAIGIVAARFVDYVVMTDINRRAVAIARKNLKINGVKNAEVRWGTLYEPVEGEKFHSIITNPPVHAGKDVLREIVINAPRHLHDGGLLQMVIRTSHGAKFIKSLMEETFTEVREVAKGSGYRVYAGIA